ATATCTTTTTTTACGGGATAAGTTGTGGTGGCAGTAAAGACAGGATGATTGGAATAAAGTTCCTTTACGGAAATTTCAATACGATTATCCGTTCCGTTTTGAGTAATACCAACTGTCAATGTCTTATTAGATCCCGGCTGTTTCAATACAATTTTTCCACTTCTAGGGGAAGAAGTATTGTCCTGGGCTACTACCGATAGAACATATATATCATAATACTGAAAACATATAAGATAATCCAACCATGAAGGACCGCTCACTATTTCAGGTTGTAACAATGTTTTTGTTCCATTAACCTCTACATACGAACATAAAGTTCTATTAAGAGGTTTCGGATCACCCTTCGGACTAAAAACAAAGTCCTCCACTATATCCGAATCTGAAGAACCCCAATAATATACGCTATCCGAATTCGTAGTTCGCGTAACAGTCATATCTTCTGCCCTATTAGTATCAAAAGAAATTTCATTACTACAACCACACCAAATGACCAAACTCAAAATAAATAATATGTTTTTCATTGTTATTCGATTTTTATTGAAACAATAAAGGCAGCGGTTTCACATCATGCCCCGCTGCCTTTTCTCATAAAACTTTATTATTTTCCAGCCAATCCATCAGCAAAACCTGCATAGGTATGCTTACGACTGTAGTTGGAATCCCAAAGACCTACGGGTTCACCACCACGCCAGCCCGAATCACTGGGAGCATCGGTGGCACACCATTGAGTGATACCATACTGTTGGGCAGGAGGAATAATCTCGAAGTACTTCTTCACGATGAACTTATAGTATTCTGCCATCGCTTTATGCTGAGCTTCGGTCATATTCTCTGTCTTAACACTGGTATTATTCTCATCTATATAACCCATATCAAGTTCTGATATCTTTACCAGTTTACCACTTTCCGCCAATATCTCAAACATCTTCACTACATGGTCTTCCTTACTCTTCTGAGTAGCAGCATTAGCATAACAACTTACATGCATCTGTGTACCGATACCATCAATCTTCGTCACACCATCAGCTTCCCACTTCTCAATCCAGTGTACCAAACTCTTGACTTTTTTGTTATCATCCCAGTCTGACTCCAGATTGTAGTCATTGACAAAGAGCTTCAAAGGAGCAGTACCACCGTTTTCTGCATAATGCTTGCGAGCGGCAGCCACAACAATGCGTACATAATCCACATTACCTAAATAGTCTTGCCAGTAGAAATTGTTCTTGGCATCTTCGGGAGAAACGTTACTGGCTGATTGTAAGGTATAGAAACCTTCATCGTTACCAACACCGGAAATAGCTTCGTTCACTACATCCCATGCAGTTACATAACCACCGGTAGCTTTCATCATACCTTCTACCCAGTTGTTCATAGCCCAAGTAAGAGTGTCTTTCTTTTCTTCGGGAGTGAGAGGAATAGAATTGCCCTTAGTTACTATTTGCAACTTGATATTATCAAAATAATATTTGTTAGCAGGCGCATTAGGCACACCTACATCAAGATTCCATGCAAAAGTCTGCATGTTTTCAGTAGGAGAAAGAGTTGTATTTATTGTTATAGTTTTTTCAAAATGTTGCCATTCTGTAGTAAAATCAACAGCACATCCGCCATCATAATGAATATAAGCACCTGGAGCAGCATGAGTCTGAGATTCTGACTTGTTAGGTACATCTGCACGATAGTCAAAAGAAATATGTACTACTTCCTTATCTACCAATGGGCGGTCAGCATAGAGAAAGAACTGAGTATCCCAACTATTTACACCACCACCTGCTGACGTTATTACAAAAGCACGACTACCATCTTTACCTACACCATCAACGATATCGCAAGCACCATTAGTTCCACCCACATGAGTAGAAACAAAATTAGTAGTTTCACTACCTTCTGCATCACCATTGGCAATTATGTCGGTAAAGATTTCCATAACCGGAGCCTCAGAATGAGTAATCTTAACATACTTAATTTGAATAGTTCCCACAAAAAGACCGGATTGTGTCATTACATGACCCCCATCTGCTACCGCTTTGAATGAAAACTCATACTCTTTCCATTCTGTGTTGAAAGAAAAAGAACCTTCTGCTCTACCACTCCAAGGTCCTACACCAAAATTCAGCTTTCCCTCTGCAGAGCCTCTTACCATCATCTTCAATTTATATTCTTTGCCAATCTCAATAGGAAGATTATCTGCTGTATGATACTGTATAAAATGGTTTTGAGAAGCCGCAACAGAAGTCTTGATTTCCAAGCAACCTTCAGTATCATTTTTACCTATAGTCGTAGTCTCTTTTACTTCTTCATTTACTTCGTTCCAAAAACTATAGCCCGCAGTAGAATAGTCTATTTCATAATCGACTTTATCCACTTTCGCATCTGGATCTACATCCATCTCCTTATCTTTAATCAACGAATTCAAAAACTTGTTATTCTGCTGCGCATGCCAAGCCAATGTATGACCATAAATAGTAAGTCCCCCTGCTTTAGCTGCAGAAACAAAGTTCTCCACAGTTCCAAAGTTCATCTCACCATTCTCATTCACACACGAAGCATATTTCATGGCATTACCAGCAGTCATTTCAACAAAATTGCTATTAGCCAACTGAGTTACTTGTCCTCCGGCAATATAGTCATTTGCAGCCAGTGCAATACCCAACTTAAAGTCGGGATTGGCACTGCTGTTTACATAACTTTTCAAGACATCATAGTCGTTGAGGTATTCCATACCTGCAATGGAAGCAGGCTTCTCAACTTCGAATGCCAACGGTTTGTCGTCCACACACGAAGCGGTAACGACAGCCATTAAAAGCATTGTTCCTAAGATATTTTTCGTATATTTCATATAAATACTTTTTTAAATAAGAAATCCCTAACATTATTTCTTCACAGGATTGAACCACTCGGCCTTTACACCACGATAATGAACTACCAACGTATCTTTAGTGACACAATGAATGCCATCGTAATCCATAGCATAATCCAAATAGAGAACATCGCGGTCCTTGCCTCCCCAGCTATTCTTATCGCCTTTGGCAACAAACTTGCCACTACCACTAGCTGATACACCTTCTGAATTGGAAGAAACCGTACAATTGCCGTTTTCATCGAAAGCAAGAATCAAATTGGTTTCAATATTCTTTCCGGCAGCATCTTTAGCAAGACGAGCCCACTGTACTTTGTTCAAGCCCAAAGTGCTGAATCCATCAACGGTTTCATCTTTCTCCACATAAGCATTATGGCGTATCTCCGTACCTGTTTTATTACCGCTATAAGTATCAATGCCGCGACGCAGATAGTGCGAGTCGTACTTACTTACATACCTCACCGCATAAAGCGTATAATCCTTAGGCTGTACCTCCCAATCCGCTTTATTCAAACGATGCGGATCGGCAACCTGCGCTTTACCCTGCAAAATGGTGTCGGCATTCTGCACACCTGTCATCACCACGGGAATTACATAGTTCAACTCCGCAGATTTCGGATCACTAAAATAAGCATCGGTCAGATTCACCGTAACGCCACCCAATATCTGGCCTTTCTTTATGACAATCTTGTCATCGCTCAGCGTATAGTGAGAAGCCGGCAATGGTAGAATGTCGCCTTTGGTACCTTCATACATAAAACCATCACACAAGGTATTGTCTACCCGGATACCTATTTCCACATCTTTCTTATTCTCGTATACACCTGATACTGTAGCCATAATCTGGCACTTGTGTTCATTGTCTAATGAATTATCCACAGATTCATCCTCACCTATGGTAATAGTACGGATGGGACTTTGATAAGCAAAGTAAACCGCGGAATATTTATAGTCGGGAAATTCCCAGTCGCCGTTTTCGCACGCAGTGAACAAGGCTCCCGCCATAGCGGCCAATATCAAAAATGATTTTCTCATTGCTATTTTCATTTATTCAGTTTATATAAGTTCGTTTACTACCGCTTACCATCCTTTGTTTTGGATGAGAGCATTAAACTTCAATATTTCACCATAAGGAACAGGACCGTAGTACATATAATCCTTATAGTCACGTTTCTCCACTTCTACCACTTCGTATTTCGTTCCGGTAATTTTCATACCTTTCACAGTTTCATTCAGCTTGCTGAGATCCACTTTCCAACGGCGCAAATCCCAGAAACGGAAGCCCTCGAAGCAAAGTTCCAAACGACGTTCGTTACGGATAAGCTCACGCATCGCGTCCTTGTCATTTTTCACTGATTCCAAATAAGGATCACCACCATTTTCACCAATACCGGCACGTTGGCGGATAGCTTTAATCACATCATAAGCAGAATAACCATGAATGCCTTTTCCTTGCGGTCCCCAAGCTTCATTTGCAGCTTCGGCATAACCTAAGAAAATTTCAGTGTAGCGAATCCAAGGCTTAATATGGAAACCATTCGTTGTGTTATTTGGATCGGCATTCACGTTCATATCCAAAAATTTACGTAAATAGTAACCGGTACGCGTGGAAGCACCGTCAAACTTATTCATGGCATCATTGTTATTTCCATCAATTGCAGTAGTGATGACACTGTTTGACACACCCGCCTTGCAACCATTATAAATAATGTATAAAGCCAGACGGGGATCACGGTTGGCATACGGGTTCTGAGGATCGTAGCCGGCTTTCGGATCGCTGATGGGATAACCGTTCGCTGCCGGGAAAGCGTCTACTAGATTTTGAGAAGGATTAACCCTGCCTTTACCGAAAAGTGAAGGCGGATATTGATCTTTTTCCAAGTCTGCACTCTCGTTCTTATTACTACGCCACAAAACCTCGGGACGGTTGTAACCGGCTTTTAGATTCTGAATACCGCTATGGTCTTCATACCACTTATTACCTGTAGGATCAATACCTGCAATCGGATTACTACCTAAATTAGCAAGCACTTCGGCCATATCATTGGCAGCCTTTTCCCAAGTCACTTCCGAACCTTCGCTATAGGCAGGACTGGCTGCAAGAAGAGCTGCCTGAGCACGAATGGCACGAGCCACACGAGCACTCATACGATTTTTAGCATGATCACCAAATACACGGTTGAACAAAGCAATATCTATGCCCATTTGTGCATATTTATCAGGTACTATCCCTACCTTCTCATCCAAATCACCATATTCTTCGGGAAGCATTTCTATAGCCTTCTCCACATCTTTGTTTAGCAGTTCGATACACTCTTTGAAAGTGTTACGGGGTTTGTTGAAATCCGAATCAACAGTTTCCGATTCTGTCAGAATAGGAATTCCCAATAACTGGCCATTATCCGCCCAACCCGAACAACTCAACAACAAATGATACATATAGAGCGCACGCATTCCGTATGCATCTCCCTGAAAACGCATTTTAAACAGTTCGGAAGCTTTAGGATCTCTAGCCCATTCCACATTCTCGGATATTTCAAGAAATTGGTTAAGATATTGCCAGGAACCACGCAAGTTCTGCCATCTGTTCAAATCTCCGGGAGTATTGTCCGAACGCCAGGCGCCGGCAGCCATTTTCCGGTAGCCGTTATTCACATCATTGGATACAGCATCATCGGTAGCCACTTCCGTGAAAGACCAGTTGTTGGCATTCTCACCCAACGGATTGCCAATGTAGGCATGCCCCAACAAACCAACAGCCCACGAAGGCATGTTTTCCAAATCAGACGGTTCTTTGAAGTTTTCCACCGCCGGCTCAAACAAGTCGTCGCAAGCGGAGAATGCTATCAGAAATGCCGTTGATAAGATGATATTTTTTAGTTTCATAACTTCTTAGTTTTTCAATCTTCATTATTAAAATTATCATTTTCTTAGAATGTACCTTTGAGGCCAAGCTGGTAGAAGCGTGTCTGAGGTGCGCTACCCACATTCAATTCCAAAGCCTTACGTTCCTTGGCAATGGTAAGCAAATTGTTGGCGTTGACAAAGAAACTCAAACCCTTGACGAAAGATCCTCTCAACACCTCTTTAGGCATATTGTAGGTAAGCTGAACCTGAGTCAGATTGAATCGGTCGTTCTTGTACATCCAGAAGTCCGAGGTACGGAAGTTGTTGTCACCACCGGTAGTGGTCAGACGAGGATAAGTAGCTGTAGCTACCGTCTCAGGAGTCCATCGATTACGTACTACTTCAGAATATTTACCGTCACCTTTCACCCAATAATATGAATTGTCCTTCATGCCATAGCCACCTATGTAAAGATTGCCCATCACATACAGAGTAAAGTCACGCCATTTGGCAGTCAAATTAATACCACTCATAAAGGGAGAGTCCCAACGTCCCAGGAATACACGGTCGTTGTCATCAACCTTACCATCGTTGTTCTGATCTTTATAACGGATATCACCGGGCTTCACGTCACCGAAAGTTTGTTTGGGAGCAGCCTCAATCTCAGCCTGATCGTTAAAGAATCCTTCGCTCTGCAATCCCCAGTGTCCGTTCAATGGACGACCTACAGCTGACAAATATTCAAACTCAATATTTTCATCACGCTTTTCAGCCGTACTCTTATACCACATTCCGCTCACACCGAGCGTCAAATCCACTTCACCCACTTTCTTGTTGGCGTAAACACTGAAATCGAAACCTGTCCGCTTATCCTCATTGAAGTTTACATAAGGAATAATGGATGATGACGGATAGCCCACCTGTGTGAAATAAATCGGATACAATGAACTGGTACGAGCCAGACCGCCCTCCATCTTACTGGTGAAGAAATTGAAGTCGAATGTAAGTTGCCTGTTCCACATAGAACCACGCAACCCTGCCGTGAACTCTTTACGCTTCACGAAAGTCATGGCAGAGCCGTCTCCACGCTGGAACTCAGTAGCAGACAGACCGCCATTGTCACCCCAACTATACCAACCACCGGGCTGTACCACCGGTTTGTAAAGGAAGTAACCGTCTTCATTGTCACTGGTAGTGATATCAAGATCCTGATTGATGATACCTGCCGAGGCAGTAAGCATCAAGTTGTCAAATATTGAATTTTCCATGAAATCTTCTTTTGCAAGATTCCATCCCAAAGTGACTGTAGGAGAAAACGCCGCACGGTTACCTTCGGGCAACTTTGTGGAATAAGGCATTGCAGCACTGAAATCCGCATAATATTTATGCTGATAGTTGTAGGATGCCTGAAAACCTAAATTGGCATTGGTAGTACGGTGATAATGTCCGCTACGTTGGGTCTGCCATGCATTGGCCAGCACCATGGCGAACACATTGTGGTCTTCGTTGAAAGTGTTCTGGTAATCGAACTGACCGGAAACGTTGTAGGTATAACGGTAGGCCGAATTGTTGATATTCTCAACACCACTTTTTTCATCCTTGCCATATTGCGTGATACTTGAAATGACATCATGCCCGTTATAGGTACTCCACGCCGGTGCGAAAGTAGCATAAGTGCTACTATACCCCTGATCATAGGTAGAAGCATAGTCAATACCATATTTGGCACGGAAATAAAGTCCTTTAAGCAAGGGAGAAAGATTGACATCAAAACGCGTATTGAACTGGAACTGGCGGCTCACAAACTTATTGTCGCCGGCCGCGTATGCATCAGCCACCGGATTAGTGGGATTCTGCTGCGTACCACCAAAGAAGTACTTGCCATCTTGGATATAATTACTGTTAAGCACAGTGCTCAGGGAATTTTGGTCTGCATCCTCAATATAACTCAACGGAATAAACGGAGACACCAGATGAGGACGCAACGTAGCAGCTTGCCCCCACCAGTCTACATTAGCCGAATAAGAATCATAAAATGTCACATTAGCATCAGCTTGCGCGGTGATAAGTTTATGCAACTTCATATCCACATTTCCACGGACAAAGAAACGGCTGATGTAGTTATCTTCCGTATTACCCACTTTAAGAAGCGAAGATTCGCGATAGTAACCGGTAGAAGTATAATATTTCACTTTCTCGCTACCGCCCGAAATTTCGGCAATCGCTTCCGAACGGTTGTATGCCTTCCTTAAATATTCGGAAGAATACATGTCGAAATCAGGATAACGATAGGGATTCAAACCCGAAGCATGATTGTAAATATCCTCCTGCGAGTAATTGGCAGTAAGACCATCGTTGAGACGTGCCTCATTATAAAGGGTCATATACTCTGCCGAACCCAAATATTTCGGGTATGACTTAGGAGTATAAAAACCGCTGTTAGCGTGAATATTTATTCTGAGGTCACCCACTTCGCCACGCTTGGTGGTGATTGAAATGACACCTTTAGCCGCACGCGGACCATAGAGCACTACAGCAGAAGCTCCTTTCAAAAGGGTAATCTGGTCTATCTCGTGGGGAAGCACGTTATTCGCATCACGCACCATACCATCCACTATGACAAGATATTCATTGTTTCCCCAGATATTACCGTTGAAACCACCAACGACATTGTCAACCAGACTCAAACTATA
The nucleotide sequence above comes from Bacteroides intestinalis DSM 17393. Encoded proteins:
- a CDS encoding endo-1,4-beta-xylanase; the protein is MKYTKNILGTMLLMAVVTASCVDDKPLAFEVEKPASIAGMEYLNDYDVLKSYVNSSANPDFKLGIALAANDYIAGGQVTQLANSNFVEMTAGNAMKYASCVNENGEMNFGTVENFVSAAKAGGLTIYGHTLAWHAQQNNKFLNSLIKDKEMDVDPDAKVDKVDYEIDYSTAGYSFWNEVNEEVKETTTIGKNDTEGCLEIKTSVAASQNHFIQYHTADNLPIEIGKEYKLKMMVRGSAEGKLNFGVGPWSGRAEGSFSFNTEWKEYEFSFKAVADGGHVMTQSGLFVGTIQIKYVKITHSEAPVMEIFTDIIANGDAEGSETTNFVSTHVGGTNGACDIVDGVGKDGSRAFVITSAGGGVNSWDTQFFLYADRPLVDKEVVHISFDYRADVPNKSESQTHAAPGAYIHYDGGCAVDFTTEWQHFEKTITINTTLSPTENMQTFAWNLDVGVPNAPANKYYFDNIKLQIVTKGNSIPLTPEEKKDTLTWAMNNWVEGMMKATGGYVTAWDVVNEAISGVGNDEGFYTLQSASNVSPEDAKNNFYWQDYLGNVDYVRIVVAAARKHYAENGGTAPLKLFVNDYNLESDWDDNKKVKSLVHWIEKWEADGVTKIDGIGTQMHVSCYANAATQKSKEDHVVKMFEILAESGKLVKISELDMGYIDENNTSVKTENMTEAQHKAMAEYYKFIVKKYFEIIPPAQQYGITQWCATDAPSDSGWRGGEPVGLWDSNYSRKHTYAGFADGLAGK
- a CDS encoding DUF5627 domain-containing protein, with translation MRKSFLILAAMAGALFTACENGDWEFPDYKYSAVYFAYQSPIRTITIGEDESVDNSLDNEHKCQIMATVSGVYENKKDVEIGIRVDNTLCDGFMYEGTKGDILPLPASHYTLSDDKIVIKKGQILGGVTVNLTDAYFSDPKSAELNYVIPVVMTGVQNADTILQGKAQVADPHRLNKADWEVQPKDYTLYAVRYVSKYDSHYLRRGIDTYSGNKTGTEIRHNAYVEKDETVDGFSTLGLNKVQWARLAKDAAGKNIETNLILAFDENGNCTVSSNSEGVSASGSGKFVAKGDKNSWGGKDRDVLYLDYAMDYDGIHCVTKDTLVVHYRGVKAEWFNPVKK
- a CDS encoding RagB/SusD family nutrient uptake outer membrane protein; protein product: MKLKNIILSTAFLIAFSACDDLFEPAVENFKEPSDLENMPSWAVGLLGHAYIGNPLGENANNWSFTEVATDDAVSNDVNNGYRKMAAGAWRSDNTPGDLNRWQNLRGSWQYLNQFLEISENVEWARDPKASELFKMRFQGDAYGMRALYMYHLLLSCSGWADNGQLLGIPILTESETVDSDFNKPRNTFKECIELLNKDVEKAIEMLPEEYGDLDEKVGIVPDKYAQMGIDIALFNRVFGDHAKNRMSARVARAIRAQAALLAASPAYSEGSEVTWEKAANDMAEVLANLGSNPIAGIDPTGNKWYEDHSGIQNLKAGYNRPEVLWRSNKNESADLEKDQYPPSLFGKGRVNPSQNLVDAFPAANGYPISDPKAGYDPQNPYANRDPRLALYIIYNGCKAGVSNSVITTAIDGNNNDAMNKFDGASTRTGYYLRKFLDMNVNADPNNTTNGFHIKPWIRYTEIFLGYAEAANEAWGPQGKGIHGYSAYDVIKAIRQRAGIGENGGDPYLESVKNDKDAMRELIRNERRLELCFEGFRFWDLRRWKVDLSKLNETVKGMKITGTKYEVVEVEKRDYKDYMYYGPVPYGEILKFNALIQNKGW
- a CDS encoding SusC/RagA family TonB-linked outer membrane protein; translated protein: MKHIYKGLVFCAALAFAHTHIAAQETLADLVEVIQADTLQKVQVAFRSIDRNDLLGGVSVIDMKEMSEKTYTTYSLSLVDNVVGGFNGNIWGNNEYLVIVDGMVRDANNVLPHEIDQITLLKGASAVVLYGPRAAKGVISITTKRGEVGDLRINIHANSGFYTPKSYPKYLGSAEYMTLYNEARLNDGLTANYSQEDIYNHASGLNPYRYPDFDMYSSEYLRKAYNRSEAIAEISGGSEKVKYYTSTGYYRESSLLKVGNTEDNYISRFFVRGNVDMKLHKLITAQADANVTFYDSYSANVDWWGQAATLRPHLVSPFIPLSYIEDADQNSLSTVLNSNYIQDGKYFFGGTQQNPTNPVADAYAAGDNKFVSRQFQFNTRFDVNLSPLLKGLYFRAKYGIDYASTYDQGYSSTYATFAPAWSTYNGHDVISSITQYGKDEKSGVENINNSAYRYTYNVSGQFDYQNTFNEDHNVFAMVLANAWQTQRSGHYHRTTNANLGFQASYNYQHKYYADFSAAMPYSTKLPEGNRAAFSPTVTLGWNLAKEDFMENSIFDNLMLTASAGIINQDLDITTSDNEDGYFLYKPVVQPGGWYSWGDNGGLSATEFQRGDGSAMTFVKRKEFTAGLRGSMWNRQLTFDFNFFTSKMEGGLARTSSLYPIYFTQVGYPSSSIIPYVNFNEDKRTGFDFSVYANKKVGEVDLTLGVSGMWYKSTAEKRDENIEFEYLSAVGRPLNGHWGLQSEGFFNDQAEIEAAPKQTFGDVKPGDIRYKDQNNDGKVDDNDRVFLGRWDSPFMSGINLTAKWRDFTLYVMGNLYIGGYGMKDNSYYWVKGDGKYSEVVRNRWTPETVATATYPRLTTTGGDNNFRTSDFWMYKNDRFNLTQVQLTYNMPKEVLRGSFVKGLSFFVNANNLLTIAKERKALELNVGSAPQTRFYQLGLKGTF